One genomic window of Paenibacillus xylanilyticus includes the following:
- a CDS encoding GNAT family N-acetyltransferase: MDRTNKTGVKSRETFLETERLQFSTWSEEDRPLASALWGDPEVTKWVSSKGFMSEDEIEARLAQEMERQREMEVQYWPLFDKETGVFVGCCGLRPYAPEEKIYEFGVHLTRDHWGKGYALEAGKAVIRYAFEQLGVHALFAGHHPENGVSKRLLQKLGFTYKKDEFYEPTGQMHPSYLLSETDMK, encoded by the coding sequence ATGGATCGAACCAATAAAACAGGCGTGAAAAGCAGAGAAACATTTCTGGAAACGGAACGTCTTCAATTCTCCACCTGGAGCGAGGAGGACCGACCTTTGGCTTCTGCACTCTGGGGAGATCCCGAGGTGACGAAGTGGGTTAGCAGCAAGGGGTTCATGAGCGAGGATGAGATCGAAGCCAGACTCGCGCAGGAAATGGAACGGCAGCGGGAGATGGAGGTGCAGTACTGGCCGCTTTTTGATAAGGAAACAGGTGTGTTCGTAGGGTGCTGCGGATTACGTCCTTATGCACCAGAGGAGAAAATCTATGAATTTGGTGTGCATCTGACCAGAGATCACTGGGGGAAAGGGTATGCACTCGAAGCAGGGAAGGCCGTTATCCGCTATGCATTTGAGCAATTGGGTGTTCATGCACTCTTCGCAGGACATCATCCAGAGAATGGCGTATCCAAACGGCTGCTGCAGAAGTTGGGGTTTACTTATAAAAAAGATGAATTCTACGAGCCGACAGGCCAGATGCATCCGTCTTACTTATTGTCGGAAACAGACATGAAGTAG
- the rhaD gene encoding rhamnulose-1-phosphate aldolase, with translation MNVTLRNEATQAPGWNIPFIREMAEITQHMWKNGWDERNGGNVSYLLEEEEVARYIDVHQVIRRIKPAFSVHELAGKYVIVTASGKYFKNVLADPESNLGLLRVSNDGEELEVLWGLKNGANPTSELPTHFMSHIERLKVDPNHRVVMHNHATNVLAMTFIHELDEVKFTKTLWQMCTECVVVFPDGVGIIPWMIPGSNEIGRETAEKMKEVQAVIWPQHGIFGTGTTIDEAFGLIETIEKAAQVYMLVAGHEIQQRITDEQLTTLAQAFGVTPRAGILNSTKISG, from the coding sequence ATGAACGTGACCCTTAGAAACGAAGCGACGCAAGCACCGGGATGGAATATTCCCTTTATCCGTGAGATGGCGGAGATTACGCAGCATATGTGGAAAAATGGTTGGGATGAGCGGAACGGAGGGAATGTCAGTTATCTGCTGGAAGAAGAAGAAGTGGCAAGATACATTGATGTTCATCAGGTTATAAGGCGGATTAAACCCGCGTTTTCGGTCCATGAACTGGCAGGCAAATATGTGATCGTAACCGCATCGGGCAAATATTTCAAAAATGTACTTGCGGATCCGGAGAGCAATCTGGGCTTGCTGCGTGTCTCGAATGATGGAGAAGAACTGGAAGTGCTCTGGGGATTGAAGAATGGGGCGAATCCAACGAGTGAGCTGCCAACGCATTTTATGAGCCATATTGAGCGTCTGAAAGTGGACCCGAACCACCGGGTGGTCATGCATAACCATGCGACTAACGTGCTGGCGATGACGTTTATCCACGAACTGGATGAAGTGAAATTCACGAAAACCCTATGGCAGATGTGTACAGAATGCGTGGTCGTTTTCCCGGACGGCGTTGGCATCATCCCGTGGATGATACCTGGATCGAATGAGATCGGCCGTGAGACGGCGGAGAAAATGAAGGAAGTTCAAGCGGTCATCTGGCCACAGCACGGGATCTTCGGGACCGGAACAACCATCGATGAGGCCTTCGGTCTCATTGAGACGATTGAGAAAGCAGCTCAGGTTTACATGTTGGTTGCGGGCCATGAGATTCAGCAGCGAATTACGGATGAACAGCTGACCACGTTGGCCCAGGCCTTCGGGGTTACCCCGCGTGCAGGTATACTGAATTCAACAAAAATTAGCGGATAG
- a CDS encoding 6-phospho-beta-glucosidase — protein sequence MGNFKFPENFLWGGAIAANQAEGAYLEDGKGLSIVDLLPSGENRRSIMKGNVQGFKPQDGEFYPSHEAIDFYHRYPEDIALFAEMGFKALRVSIAWARIFPSGEESAANEAGLRFYDNLFDEMLKHGIEPVVTLAHFDVPVNLIEKYGSWRNRKLVNLFETYAKTVFTRYKDKVKYWMTFNEINMLLHLPFLGAGLAFKEGDNIKEIQYQAAHHQLVASALAVKACHEIIPGAMIGCMLAAGSFYPYTCNPDDVFQGMEKDRESYFFIDVQSRGAYPGYAKRFFKDHGLNIVMEPGDADILRDHTVDYIGFSYYSSRTTSTDPEVVKNMTSGNVFGSVANPYLEKSDWGWTIDPKGFRITANQLHDRYQKPLFVVENGLGANDEVAPNGEIHDDYRIDYLKRHVAEMGEALQDGVEIIGYTSWGPIDIVSASSGEMKKRYGYIYVDRDNTGHGDLKRIKKKSFHWYKKVIASGGTDLEA from the coding sequence ATGGGCAATTTCAAATTTCCTGAAAACTTTTTGTGGGGTGGTGCCATTGCCGCCAATCAGGCCGAAGGGGCTTACCTGGAGGATGGCAAAGGACTAAGCATCGTGGACCTCCTGCCTTCCGGAGAGAATCGCAGAAGCATCATGAAGGGGAACGTACAGGGATTTAAGCCACAGGACGGAGAATTTTATCCTTCACATGAAGCAATTGATTTTTACCACCGTTATCCGGAGGATATCGCGCTATTTGCTGAAATGGGATTCAAGGCACTCCGGGTTTCCATTGCATGGGCACGTATTTTTCCGAGTGGGGAAGAGTCGGCGGCAAACGAAGCTGGGCTGCGGTTTTACGACAATCTTTTTGATGAAATGCTGAAGCACGGAATTGAACCGGTTGTAACACTTGCCCACTTCGATGTACCAGTCAACCTGATTGAGAAGTACGGGAGCTGGAGAAACCGCAAGCTGGTGAATTTGTTCGAAACCTATGCCAAAACCGTATTTACACGTTACAAGGATAAGGTTAAATACTGGATGACATTCAACGAAATCAACATGCTGTTGCATTTGCCGTTTCTGGGTGCGGGCTTGGCTTTCAAGGAAGGAGATAATATAAAAGAAATTCAGTATCAAGCAGCTCACCATCAGTTGGTCGCAAGCGCATTAGCCGTTAAGGCCTGCCATGAGATCATTCCTGGGGCCATGATTGGCTGTATGCTTGCAGCGGGCAGCTTCTATCCGTATACCTGCAATCCAGACGATGTGTTCCAGGGTATGGAGAAGGACCGGGAGTCTTATTTCTTCATCGACGTGCAGTCGCGGGGGGCATATCCCGGGTATGCGAAACGCTTCTTTAAGGATCATGGTCTGAACATCGTGATGGAACCGGGGGATGCGGACATTCTGAGAGATCATACCGTAGATTATATCGGATTTAGCTATTATTCCAGCCGAACAACAAGTACTGATCCGGAAGTGGTCAAGAACATGACCAGCGGTAATGTATTCGGATCAGTCGCCAATCCTTATTTGGAGAAATCCGATTGGGGATGGACGATCGATCCGAAGGGATTCCGCATAACGGCCAATCAACTGCATGATCGCTATCAAAAACCACTCTTCGTGGTCGAAAATGGTCTTGGGGCCAACGACGAAGTTGCGCCAAACGGAGAAATTCACGATGACTATCGCATTGATTACCTGAAGCGGCATGTTGCCGAGATGGGTGAAGCGCTGCAGGATGGCGTTGAAATTATCGGTTACACTAGCTGGGGGCCAATCGATATCGTGAGCGCATCGTCTGGCGAGATGAAAAAGCGCTACGGTTATATTTACGTAGATCGCGACAACACAGGACATGGTGATTTGAAGCGAATCAAGAAAAAAAGTTTTCATTGGTATAAGAAAGTCATTGCATCCGGAGGTACGGATTTGGAGGCGTAA
- the licT gene encoding BglG family transcription antiterminator LicT, which produces MKIAKVINNNVISTYQTDGAELVVMGRGIAFKKKPGDKVDETRIQKVFALKNKQTSDNFKMLLREVPIELIEIVEEVITHAKDNMGRSLNENIYVSLTDHIHFAIERYREGVDIKNVMLWEIKQLYKSEFILGLNTLEQIKSRLGYELPEDEAAFIALHIVNAEMNEEVVTTMNMTKFIQQIINIAKYHFKMEFDEESLSYFRFITHLKFFSQRVLNGTHYNNNYDHIYDMIKEKHQEAAACTEKIQMFVKKEYDHDLTNEEKLYLTVHIERVVNR; this is translated from the coding sequence GTGAAAATAGCCAAGGTCATTAACAACAATGTAATCAGCACATATCAGACAGACGGGGCTGAGCTTGTCGTGATGGGACGAGGAATTGCCTTCAAGAAGAAACCGGGAGATAAAGTAGACGAGACCCGCATCCAGAAGGTATTTGCCCTTAAGAATAAGCAGACTTCTGATAATTTCAAAATGCTGCTGCGTGAAGTTCCGATCGAACTGATCGAAATTGTCGAGGAGGTCATCACCCACGCTAAGGATAACATGGGGAGAAGCCTGAATGAAAATATTTACGTCTCCTTGACGGATCATATTCATTTTGCAATCGAACGCTATCGCGAGGGTGTCGATATTAAAAATGTGATGTTATGGGAGATTAAACAGCTCTATAAGTCTGAATTTATTCTAGGATTGAACACGCTGGAACAGATCAAATCCAGGCTTGGATACGAGCTTCCCGAAGATGAGGCTGCCTTCATCGCGCTGCATATCGTGAATGCAGAAATGAATGAAGAAGTTGTGACCACGATGAACATGACCAAATTCATTCAGCAAATCATCAACATTGCGAAATATCATTTCAAGATGGAATTTGACGAGGAATCCCTTAGCTATTTTCGGTTCATCACCCATCTGAAGTTCTTCTCGCAGCGAGTATTAAATGGAACGCATTATAACAACAACTATGACCATATCTACGACATGATTAAAGAGAAGCATCAAGAAGCAGCGGCCTGCACGGAAAAAATCCAAATGTTTGTCAAAAAGGAATACGATCACGACCTGACGAACGAGGAAAAACTGTATCTGACGGTGCATATTGAAAGAGTAGTTAATCGTTAA
- a CDS encoding beta-glucoside-specific PTS transporter subunit IIABC: MSHEKLAKDIVQLVGGEKNVVSLVHCATRLRFVLKDDAKADKSKLEKLDGIIAVKENGGQFQVVVGNTVPEVYSAIGKVSNILDDSSTKEKTGKSVKGLGGIIDVISSIFAPLLGVMAGAGILKGLLLIASNAGWLETTDTTYIILYAAADSLFYFLPMLLAVTTARKFQGNVFVALTIAGALIYPTIITLKNEGTQTDFFGIPVIMMSYSSTVIPIIISVIVMSLLEKWFSKVIHQSVKNFITPLLLLVIMVPLTLIAFGPFGVYIGNAIASALVAAFGFSPLLAGAVMGAGWQLFVIFGVHWGLVPIFINNVAVHGRDGIKPAATASVFAQTGAAFGVMLKTKNKKLRTLAGSSTLTALFGITEPAIYGVTLPLKRPFIAGLIGGAIGGAIIGQAGTQAFASGAPGLLTLPIFYGPGGQGFPGLIIGIVVSFIVSAVLTYIMGFEDPVSEEENKGATAEKAAQLEPSTQAADQLVLSPIQGKIVNLTEVPDPAFSSGAMGQGIAIEPSVGRVVAPFDGTVTVAFKKKHALAVVSDSGAEILVHVGVDTVKLDGQHFVSHIKEGDRVNAGDLLLEFDIAQIKAAGYATVTPIIVTNSANYQQVQPLKAEGEVNAQDSLLSLYGTK, encoded by the coding sequence ATGAGTCATGAAAAGCTGGCCAAAGATATCGTTCAGCTGGTCGGTGGGGAGAAAAATGTCGTTTCTCTGGTGCATTGCGCAACACGCTTGCGGTTTGTATTAAAAGACGACGCCAAAGCCGATAAGAGCAAGTTGGAAAAATTGGATGGTATCATTGCCGTAAAGGAGAACGGTGGACAGTTCCAGGTTGTCGTTGGCAATACGGTACCCGAGGTTTACAGTGCTATCGGAAAAGTGAGCAACATTTTGGATGATTCCTCAACCAAGGAAAAAACGGGGAAATCCGTCAAAGGTCTTGGCGGCATTATCGACGTGATTTCAAGCATCTTTGCTCCACTTTTGGGTGTCATGGCGGGAGCCGGGATTTTGAAGGGACTTCTGCTGATCGCCAGCAATGCAGGATGGCTTGAAACAACGGACACAACCTATATTATCCTTTATGCTGCTGCAGATAGTCTGTTTTACTTCCTGCCGATGCTGTTAGCGGTTACAACTGCGCGGAAATTCCAGGGGAATGTTTTCGTTGCGCTGACCATTGCGGGCGCATTAATATATCCGACCATTATTACGCTGAAAAATGAAGGTACACAAACTGATTTCTTTGGCATTCCGGTAATTATGATGAGTTATTCATCGACTGTTATTCCCATCATCATATCGGTTATCGTGATGAGTTTGTTGGAGAAATGGTTCAGTAAAGTGATCCACCAGAGTGTCAAAAACTTCATTACGCCTCTATTGCTCTTAGTCATCATGGTTCCGCTGACGCTAATTGCATTTGGACCATTCGGTGTATACATAGGTAATGCCATCGCATCAGCTCTGGTTGCCGCATTTGGCTTCAGTCCTTTGCTTGCGGGAGCCGTTATGGGTGCGGGCTGGCAACTGTTCGTCATTTTCGGGGTGCACTGGGGCCTGGTGCCAATCTTCATCAACAATGTCGCGGTTCACGGCCGTGATGGCATTAAGCCTGCTGCAACAGCTTCAGTATTCGCTCAGACGGGAGCTGCATTTGGGGTCATGCTTAAAACGAAGAACAAAAAGCTGAGAACCCTTGCAGGGTCCTCCACGCTGACGGCTTTGTTCGGGATCACTGAACCGGCGATCTATGGGGTTACGCTTCCGCTGAAACGCCCATTTATCGCAGGTCTTATCGGAGGTGCGATCGGAGGCGCGATTATCGGGCAAGCGGGGACGCAAGCTTTCGCATCTGGTGCGCCGGGGTTGCTGACCCTGCCGATCTTCTATGGCCCAGGCGGTCAAGGTTTCCCGGGATTAATTATCGGAATTGTTGTTTCCTTTATCGTATCGGCCGTATTAACGTATATTATGGGCTTCGAAGATCCGGTGAGTGAAGAAGAGAACAAGGGCGCTACAGCCGAGAAAGCCGCTCAATTGGAACCTTCGACGCAGGCAGCAGACCAACTGGTGCTCAGCCCGATCCAGGGCAAAATCGTTAATCTGACGGAAGTTCCGGACCCGGCTTTTTCGTCCGGTGCTATGGGGCAGGGGATTGCCATTGAGCCAAGTGTAGGAAGAGTGGTAGCTCCGTTTGATGGTACGGTTACGGTGGCCTTCAAGAAAAAACACGCACTGGCTGTCGTATCCGACAGTGGTGCGGAAATATTAGTTCATGTTGGTGTGGACACCGTCAAATTGGATGGGCAGCATTTTGTCTCGCATATCAAGGAAGGCGATCGGGTGAATGCTGGAGATCTGCTGCTAGAGTTCGATATTGCCCAGATCAAGGCTGCCGGATATGCTACGGTAACGCCGATTATTGTGACGAACTCTGCTAATTACCAGCAAGTGCAGCCGCTAAAAGCAGAGGGAGAGGTTAATGCCCAAGATTCGCTGCTGAGCCTTTACGGTACAAAGTAA